The DNA region CGAGGGTCACCGGCACGACGCAGAGCGCGCATCCCAACATGACGATCTTGCGGGCGCGCACCGGATCCCAGCCGCGTTTGATGATCGAGGAGGAGAGCCAGCCGGCGCCCACGCTTCCGACGTCCGCCAGCAGGTAGATGGCGATCAGCGGCAAGCCGATGTTCTTGAGATCGAGGCCGAACCGCTTGTCGAAGAAGTCGGGCGCCCAGAAGAGCCAGAACCACCAGATGGGCGAACCAAAGGCCGTGCCGACGATGAACGCCCACGCGCCTTTGACCTTGAGCAGGGACGCCCACGACGCGCGCGTATCGGGATCCGGCGGGTCGCTCTGGATGTGCGCGAGTTCCGCGGGCGAGACGCTCGGGTGCTCTTCGGGCCGCTTGTACACGAGGAGCCAAGCGATCACGAACACGAGCCCGAACGAGCCCGTCACGTAGAACGCCGAACGCCACCCGTAGCTGAGCGTGAGCCATGCGACCAAGGGGGGCGTGAGGACGGGGCCGAAGTTCGAGCCCGCGTTGAAGATGCCCGTGGCCAGTGCGCGCTCCTTCTTCGGGAACCACTCGGTGACGGCCTTGACCGCCGCCGGGAAGTTGCCGCCCTCCGCAAGACCGAGCGCGCCTCGGACGAAGCAGAACCCGAATACGGAGCTGACCATGCCGCCCGCGGCCGCCGCCAAGCTCCAAAGCGTGACGCTGAGCGTGTACCCGCGGCGCAACCCGATGACGTCCATCAGCCGACCGCCAAAGAGGTAGCCCATGGCGTAGAGGGCTTGGAAGGTCGCGGCGATCCAGCTGTAGTACTCCTCGGCGTGGTCCGGGCTCCACGCCAACTCGGTCGTCAGCGTGCCTTTGAGCAGGGCGATGACCTGGCGGTCGATGTAGTTGATCGTTGTGGCGAAGAACAGGAGGACGACGATCCACCAGCGGAATCGGCCGATGATCGCGGCGGGACCCGGCGAGCCAGAGGTTTCGGGCATGTCGTCGTAGGTTACACCGATTGCCCTAGGCATGGGAACCTATGCGGGCGCTCGTCAACCCGCGCGCATGCGCGCCCGCTTGCGAACCTCGGACCAAGTGACCAGAGGGCGGACGACGGGGTCCAAGACCCGCATCCGTCCCAACGCCGC from Fimbriimonadaceae bacterium includes:
- a CDS encoding MFS transporter, yielding MPETSGSPGPAAIIGRFRWWIVVLLFFATTINYIDRQVIALLKGTLTTELAWSPDHAEEYYSWIAATFQALYAMGYLFGGRLMDVIGLRRGYTLSVTLWSLAAAAGGMVSSVFGFCFVRGALGLAEGGNFPAAVKAVTEWFPKKERALATGIFNAGSNFGPVLTPPLVAWLTLSYGWRSAFYVTGSFGLVFVIAWLLVYKRPEEHPSVSPAELAHIQSDPPDPDTRASWASLLKVKGAWAFIVGTAFGSPIWWFWLFWAPDFFDKRFGLDLKNIGLPLIAIYLLADVGSVGAGWLSSSIIKRGWDPVRARKIVMLGCALCVVPVTLAANVPTAWGAVGLIGLAAAAHQGWSCNLYTLVSDTLPRHSVSSVVGMGGLAGSAMGMFFSLYVGKVLQETHSYSTIMVLAPVAYLAALAIIHLLLPAKKEQGAAA